The following are encoded together in the Macrobrachium rosenbergii isolate ZJJX-2024 chromosome 21, ASM4041242v1, whole genome shotgun sequence genome:
- the LOC136849465 gene encoding mucin-21-like encodes MPNPDLSQPTSSSETIPNPDLSQPTSSSETIPNPDLSQPTSSLETITNPDLSQPTSSSETIPNPDLSQPTSSLETITNPDLSQPTSSLETIPNPALSQPTSSLETIPNPDLSQPTSSLETVPNPDLSHPTSSLETIPNPDLSQPTSSLAKNPSIPNIYQRTKTFYDIRLTPGHTQKQTKAG; translated from the exons ATGCCTAATCCTGATCTATCTCAACCTACTTCTTCCTCAGAAACCATACCTAATCCTGACCTATCTCAACCTACCTCTTCCTCAGAAACCATACCTAATCCTGACCTATCTCAACCTACCTCTTCCTTAGAAACCATAACTAATCCTGATCTATCTCAACCTACCTCTTCCTCAGAAACCATACCTAATCCTGACCTATCTCAACCTACCTCTTCCTTAGAAACCATAACTAATCCTGACCTATCTCAACCTACCTCTTCCTTAGAAACCATACCTAACCCTGCCCTATCTCAACCTACTTCTTCCTTAGAAACCATACCTAATCCTGACCTATCTCAACCTACCTCTTCCTTAGAAACCGTACCTAATCCTGACCTATCTCACCCTACCTCTTCCTTAGAAACCATACCTAATCCTGACCTATCTCAACCTACCTCTTCCTTAGCCAAAAACCCATCCATCCCCAACATTTATCAAAGAACTAAAACGTTTTACGATATCAGGTTGACACCTGGacatacacagaaacaaacaaaggCAG GATGA